The proteins below come from a single Candidatus Planktophila dulcis genomic window:
- a CDS encoding PhoH family protein, with protein sequence MATSKAAASAKNNPARKTYVLDTSVLLADPGALKRFEEHEVIIPIAVIGELETKRDHPELGYFARAALRALDDLRVEHGRLDAPLTITPEGGTLSVELNHTDLSTLPHGFLRDGTNDSRILAISKNLMSDGKHVVLVTKDLPLRVKASSVGVEAQEYLAELVSNSGWTGIEEVSVGHNTIDELYASDRADHECAHQFPVHTGIVLHSEKGSALARVTADKQLQLVRGDRQAFGLHGRSAEQRIALDLLLDDSIGIVSMGGRAGTGKSALALCAGLEAVMEKRLHKKVLIFRPLYPVGGQELGYLPGSEGEKMSPWAQAVFDTLGALVSQAVIDEVIDRGLIEVLPLTHIRGRSLHDSFVIVDEAQSLERGVLLTVLSRIGQGSRVVMTHDVAQRDNLRVGRHDGVVAVVETLKGHPLFAHVTLTRSERSPIAALVTEMLEGPQA encoded by the coding sequence TTGGCTACTTCAAAAGCGGCAGCAAGTGCAAAGAACAATCCGGCCCGTAAGACCTATGTATTGGACACTTCAGTTCTGCTGGCAGATCCTGGTGCGTTGAAACGATTTGAAGAACATGAAGTCATCATTCCCATAGCCGTCATTGGTGAGCTTGAGACAAAGCGCGATCATCCTGAACTCGGCTACTTTGCCAGGGCAGCCCTTCGCGCACTCGATGATCTCCGTGTTGAACATGGACGCCTTGATGCACCACTGACCATTACCCCTGAAGGTGGAACCCTTTCAGTAGAGCTCAATCACACTGATTTAAGCACTCTGCCACATGGCTTCTTGCGCGATGGCACCAATGATTCACGCATCCTTGCCATCTCCAAAAATCTCATGTCCGATGGAAAGCATGTAGTCCTGGTTACTAAAGATCTTCCTCTTCGCGTTAAGGCATCCTCTGTCGGAGTTGAAGCACAGGAATATCTTGCAGAGCTAGTCTCTAATAGCGGATGGACAGGAATTGAAGAAGTCTCTGTCGGCCACAACACCATCGATGAGCTCTATGCATCAGATCGAGCAGATCATGAATGTGCCCATCAATTCCCAGTTCACACCGGCATCGTTCTCCACTCAGAAAAAGGAAGTGCGCTCGCCCGAGTCACAGCAGATAAGCAGCTGCAATTAGTCCGTGGCGATCGCCAGGCATTTGGATTACATGGCCGCTCTGCAGAACAACGCATTGCACTTGACCTCCTTCTCGATGACAGCATCGGCATCGTCTCGATGGGTGGCCGGGCTGGAACAGGAAAGTCGGCGCTCGCACTCTGCGCCGGCCTTGAAGCGGTGATGGAAAAGCGTCTGCATAAGAAGGTGCTCATCTTCCGTCCTCTCTATCCCGTTGGTGGACAAGAGCTTGGATACTTGCCAGGCAGTGAAGGCGAGAAGATGTCGCCGTGGGCCCAGGCCGTCTTCGATACTTTGGGGGCGTTGGTCAGCCAAGCTGTCATCGATGAGGTCATCGACCGAGGTCTGATTGAAGTTCTGCCACTGACCCACATCCGTGGCCGCTCCCTCCATGACTCATTCGTCATTGTTGATGAAGCCCAGTCGCTGGAGCGAGGAGTTCTGCTCACCGTGCTCTCGCGAATCGGCCAAGGTTCAAGGGTTGTGATGACCCACGATGTGGCCCAGCGCGATAACTTGCGAGTTGGTCGCCACGATGGAGTCGTGGCAGTGGTTGAGACCCTCAAGGGACACCCGCTCTTCGCCCACGTGACCCTGACTCGCTCCGAGCGCTCGCCGATCGCAGCCTTGGTCACTGAGATGCTCGAGGGGCCTCAGGCGTAA
- a CDS encoding fumarate hydratase, translated as MSPDFTYSDLLPLGADRTKYRLVSKEGISVIKLGDREFLQVEPSALTLLTETAIHDISHYLRTEHLEQLAKILTDPEASANDRFVALDLLKNANIAAGGILPMCQDTGTALIMGKKGQYVLTTAKVEVALSQGVYDAFTKLNLRYSQMAPITTWEEKNTGNNLPAQIEIYADSDHQDEYNFMFIAKGGGSANKSFLYQETKAVLNPTSFMNWLDAKLRSIGTAACPPYHLAIVIGGTSAEHTVKTAKLASTHYLDDLPTTGDAATGHGFRDLALEEEVFKLTQKLGIGAQFGGKYFCHDVRVVRLPRHGASLPIAIAVSCSADRQAKAKITKDGIFLEQLETDPAHFLPETTDEHLNDNVVAIDLNQPMEAIRAELSKHPVKSRVSLTGTIVVARDIAHAKIKEMLDAGKPMPEYMKKYAIYYAGPAKTPTGMASGSFGPTTAGRMDSYVEQFQAAGGSFVMLAKGNRSKQVTDACAKHGGFYLGSIGGPAARLAQDCITKVEVLDFQELGMEAVWKIDVVDFPAFIVVDDKGNDFFEETMRPLTIGLKPEN; from the coding sequence ATGTCACCAGATTTCACCTACTCAGATCTTCTGCCCCTTGGTGCAGATAGAACGAAGTATCGCCTTGTATCAAAAGAGGGCATCAGCGTTATCAAGTTAGGCGATAGAGAATTTCTGCAAGTAGAACCATCAGCACTGACCCTGCTGACAGAGACAGCCATTCACGATATTTCACATTACCTTCGCACAGAACACCTTGAACAACTAGCAAAGATTCTCACAGACCCTGAAGCATCAGCCAATGATCGCTTTGTCGCCCTTGATCTCTTAAAGAACGCCAACATTGCAGCAGGTGGAATTCTGCCGATGTGCCAGGACACAGGAACTGCACTCATCATGGGCAAGAAGGGTCAGTATGTTCTGACCACAGCAAAAGTTGAAGTTGCACTCTCCCAAGGTGTCTATGACGCCTTTACTAAGCTCAACCTTCGATATTCACAGATGGCCCCTATAACAACATGGGAAGAGAAGAACACAGGCAATAACTTGCCTGCTCAGATTGAGATCTATGCAGATAGTGATCATCAGGATGAATACAACTTTATGTTTATCGCTAAAGGTGGCGGTAGCGCCAATAAATCATTCCTCTATCAAGAGACCAAGGCAGTCCTTAACCCAACCTCATTTATGAATTGGTTAGATGCAAAGTTGCGCTCCATTGGAACAGCAGCATGTCCTCCCTATCACTTAGCAATTGTCATCGGTGGAACAAGTGCTGAGCACACAGTGAAGACTGCAAAGCTTGCAAGTACTCACTACCTCGATGACCTGCCAACAACAGGTGATGCTGCAACAGGACATGGATTCCGTGACCTTGCACTGGAGGAAGAAGTATTTAAGCTGACTCAGAAGCTGGGAATCGGTGCTCAATTTGGTGGCAAGTACTTCTGCCACGATGTGCGGGTTGTGCGCCTGCCTCGCCATGGTGCATCTCTGCCCATTGCCATCGCAGTCTCATGCTCTGCAGATCGCCAAGCAAAGGCGAAGATCACCAAGGATGGCATCTTCCTTGAGCAACTGGAGACAGATCCCGCCCACTTCTTGCCTGAGACCACTGATGAACACCTCAATGACAATGTGGTGGCCATTGATCTCAACCAGCCGATGGAGGCAATCCGCGCTGAGCTCTCCAAGCACCCTGTAAAGAGCAGAGTTTCACTGACCGGAACGATTGTGGTCGCTCGCGATATTGCTCATGCAAAGATTAAAGAGATGTTAGATGCGGGCAAGCCAATGCCTGAATACATGAAGAAATACGCCATCTATTACGCAGGTCCTGCAAAGACTCCCACAGGTATGGCATCAGGATCATTTGGTCCCACAACTGCCGGCCGTATGGATTCCTATGTCGAACAATTCCAAGCAGCTGGTGGTTCCTTTGTGATGTTGGCAAAGGGAAATCGGTCAAAGCAAGTGACTGATGCATGTGCCAAGCATGGTGGTTTCTATCTCGGGTCTATCGGTGGCCCTGCAGCTCGCCTTGCCCAAGATTGCATTACAAAAGTAGAAGTTCTAGATTTCCAAGAGCTTGGGATGGAAGCAGTCTGGAAGATTGATGTGGTCGACTTTCCAGCATTTATCGTTGTCGATGACAAGGGCAATGATTTCTTTGAAGAGACTATGCGTCCTTTAACAATTGGACTCAAGCCTGAGAATTAA
- a CDS encoding exodeoxyribonuclease VII small subunit — translation MATKDSKPSYEAARDELAGIVESLEDGSATLEESLKLWERGEELAKICQEWLDGAKKKLDAAKKPAE, via the coding sequence ATGGCCACTAAAGATTCCAAGCCTTCATATGAAGCAGCTCGCGATGAGCTCGCTGGAATTGTTGAATCACTCGAAGATGGCAGCGCGACTTTAGAGGAATCACTCAAGCTCTGGGAACGTGGCGAAGAGTTAGCAAAGATCTGCCAGGAGTGGCTCGATGGCGCTAAGAAGAAGTTAGATGCTGCAAAGAAGCCTGCCGAATAA